The DNA region CGCCTTTGCTATTTATCTCGTTTATAGAAAATGCCTTTAAATACGGTACGGATTATAAGGGTAAAACCTATGTCAAAATTTCATTGATAATTACAGATGCCTCTATCTATTTAAACGTTAAGAATAAAATTGGAATTTTTAGAGAACCCACCAAGAACTCGGGTATCGGACTTGAGAATATTAGAAATCAGTTAGAATTGATATATCCAGGCCTGCACAACTTAGAGGTAAGTAATGACGGCCAAGATTATGAAGTTTCTTTGACCATTTACCAAAAACAATCAAGCTTATGAAATGTATAATTATAGATGATGAGCCTTTGGCGATTGAAATACTAACGGGCTATTGTGAAAAGCTAGACTTTATAGAGTTAGTGAACTCATATACCAATCCGCTCGATGCTATTACCGAAATCAAGGAAAAGAAAATAGATTTGATCTTTTGCGATATAGAAATGCCCCAAATAAACGGTATAGATTTTATGGGCACTTTAGATAACAGACCGTTGTTCATATTTACCACAGCTTATTCACATTATGCGGTAGATGGGTTTGAGTTGAATGCAGTAGATTATTTGGTGAAACCTATACCTTATCATCGTTTTATAAAATCAGTATCAAGAGTACAAGATTTAATTTCAAAAAAACAAAAGCCAATTATGGAAGCAAACGTTTTCTCATCTACCGGTGATAGTACAGTAGAAAAAAAGTTCATTTTTGTGAAGGCGGAATATGAAAGTATAAAAATAGATTTGGACCAAATTGAATATGTACAAGGTTTAAAAGATTATTTGAAAATTCATATTGCCAACACCAATAAAACCATTTTAACGTTAATGAGCTTTAAGGAGATTATGAGTAAGTTACCTGCAAATCAATTTCTTAGGGTGCATAAATCCTATGTGGTCAATGTAAATTACATTAAAACGGTACAGCGTAACAGAATAGTTATTAATGACATGCGCATACCTATTGGTGAAAGCCATAAAGAAGCCTTCTTTTCTATCTTGGGCTTATAGATTTCACGTTCATTGATCTAAATTTATTTTTTTTGATTTTACTTCCTTATTTTGGCTGTCAAAGTTTAGATAGAATTATCTATTTTTGTTAAGCTAAAAGCACGGGTGCCCATTATGAGTCAAAAAGTTTTACTCTCTTCCAAAGAAATACATATCATCCTGCACAGATTGGCTTGCCAATTGCTTGAAAACCATTTAAATTTTGAAAACACAGTTTTAATTGGAATTCAACCAAGGGGAAAATTTCTTGCTGAACGCTTGAATAAGATTTTAAAGGAGGAGTATAAAGTAAAGAAGATAGACTTGGGTTTTTTGGATATTACTTTTTATCGTGATGATTTTAGAAGAGGAGAAAAGACCCTAGAGGCCACAAAAACAAAGATAGATTTCTTGGTAGAGGACAAAAACGTTGTTTTAATTGATGATGTGCTGTACACTGGTAGAAGTATAAATGCGGCTTTAACTGCTTTGCAATCTTTTGGCAGGCCAAAAGATGTAGAGTTGTTATGTTTAATAGATCGCAGATTCAGCAGACATTTGCCTATACAACCCAATTATAGAGGTCGCCAGGTAGATGCCATAAATGATGAGAAGGTAAAGGTGATGTGGGAAGAAAATGACGGGGAAGATATAATATACTTAGTAAATAGATAAGAAAATGAGCGAACTGAGTGTTAAACACTTACTGGGAATTAAATACCTAAAGGAAACCGATATTCAGCTTATTTTTGAAACTGCCGATCATTTTAAAGAGGTAATCAACCGGTCTATTAAAAAAGTGCCTTCGCTTAGAGATATTACCATTGCCAATATATTTTTTGAGAACAGTACTAGGACTAAACTGTCTTTTGAATTGGCGGAAAAGCGTTTATCTGCAGATGTGCTTAATTTTTCCGCAAGTCAGTCTTCGGTTAAAAAGGGTGAAACCTTAATAGATACGGTAAATAACATTCTATCTATGAAAGTAGATATGGTGGTGATGAGGCATCCTAACCCTGGTGCGGGCATATTTTTATCCAAACACGTAAATGCATCAATCGTAAATGCTGGCGATGGTGCACACGAGCATCCAACACAGGCATTGTTGGATTCTTACTCCATACGTGAAAAATTAGGAGACGTTGCAGGTAAAAATGTAGTGATCGTTGGTGATATTCTTCATTCACGGGTAGCCCTTTCAAATATTTTTGCGTTAAAATTACAAGGAGCAAATGTTAAGGTGTGTGGTCCTAAAACATTGCTTCCTAAGTACATAGAATCTTTAGGGGTCGGTGTAGAAACCAATTTAAGAAAAGCGTTGGAGTGGTGCGATGTAGCTAACATGCTGCGCATACAAAACGAAAGATTGGATATAAGTTATTTCCCGACCACACGAGAGTATACCCAACAATTTGGGGTGAATAAAAAATTGCTTGATAGCTTGGATAAGGAAATTGTAATAATGCACCCAGGTCCAATAAACAGAGGTGTGGAAATCACAAGTGATGTGGCAGACTCCAAGCAATCTATAATATTAAATCAGGTAGAAAACGGAGTTGCCATTCGTATGGCGGTAATTTATTTATTGGCATCTAAAATAAAATAATATGATTTTCACTAAAGAAGAATCGTTGATTATTGTATCTCAAGAAGAAATTTCAATTGAGCGTTTTTTAGAGAATTTGCAGAAGGAATATGCAAAATTAAAAAACGATAATTTGGTGTTAGACTTGTTAAGCTTCTCAAAGTTGACACCTTATAATGTTATCTCATTTTTAGAAATAGCAAGAATGCACAAAAAGAACGGACAGTCGTTCGTTTTGGTATCGGATAAAGTGTCTTATGATGATGTTCCTGAAGAAATTAATCTTGTGCCAACCCTTCAAGAAGCTAGAGATGTGGTTGAAATGGAAGAAATAGAACGTGATTTGGGTATATAACAATACGCAAAGCACAGATAAGAATACTTAAGTACTTATTTTATGCGCCTTACTGTATTGGGTTGTTATGCGGCAACACCAAGAACGCTTACGAATCCTACGTCACAAGTTTTAGAAATTAACAATCAAGTTGTATTAATTGATTGTGGTGAGGGTACCCAAGTAGAGCTTAGAAGGCATAAAATAAAGTTCTCAAGAATAAACCATATTTTCATTTCTCACCTGCATGGAGATCACTTTTTTGGACTCCCAGGTTTTATTTCTACCATGAGATTATTGGGTAGGGAGAAAGCACTTCATGTATACGGCCCCAAAGGAATTAAAGAGGCTATTACATTGCTTTTGAAATTGGGAGATTCTTGGACAAACTACCCATTGTTATTTCATGAACTTACCAGTAAGGAACAGGAGCTTATCTTTGAGGATGATAAGATAAGTGTAACTACCATACCATTAGATCATAGGGTATATACAAATGGCTACTTGTTCAGGGAAAAATTAGGCAAGAGAAAGCTGAATGTTACTGCGGCAGAAAAGTATGGGATTGACAAAGCTTACTATAACAATATAAAAAACGGAAAGAATATAACTTTGGATAGTGGCACTATTGTACCCAATAGTGAATTAACCTTTGATCCGCCTGAGCCAAAATCTTATGCATTTTGTAGTGACACCGTTTATGATGAAAGTTTGGCTGAAAAGATTAAAAATGTAGATGTTTTATATCATGAATCTACATTTTTGGAAACAGAGACCGATCTTGCCGTGAAAACCAAGCATGCTACCG from Maribacter dokdonensis DSW-8 includes:
- a CDS encoding LytR/AlgR family response regulator transcription factor; the protein is MKCIIIDDEPLAIEILTGYCEKLDFIELVNSYTNPLDAITEIKEKKIDLIFCDIEMPQINGIDFMGTLDNRPLFIFTTAYSHYAVDGFELNAVDYLVKPIPYHRFIKSVSRVQDLISKKQKPIMEANVFSSTGDSTVEKKFIFVKAEYESIKIDLDQIEYVQGLKDYLKIHIANTNKTILTLMSFKEIMSKLPANQFLRVHKSYVVNVNYIKTVQRNRIVINDMRIPIGESHKEAFFSILGL
- a CDS encoding ribonuclease Z; this translates as MRLTVLGCYAATPRTLTNPTSQVLEINNQVVLIDCGEGTQVELRRHKIKFSRINHIFISHLHGDHFFGLPGFISTMRLLGREKALHVYGPKGIKEAITLLLKLGDSWTNYPLLFHELTSKEQELIFEDDKISVTTIPLDHRVYTNGYLFREKLGKRKLNVTAAEKYGIDKAYYNNIKNGKNITLDSGTIVPNSELTFDPPEPKSYAFCSDTVYDESLAEKIKNVDVLYHESTFLETETDLAVKTKHATAKQAAMVAKKANVKTLVLGHYSTRYKSIVLFKEEASTIFPNVVLADDGKTFDF
- a CDS encoding aspartate carbamoyltransferase catalytic subunit, with the protein product MSELSVKHLLGIKYLKETDIQLIFETADHFKEVINRSIKKVPSLRDITIANIFFENSTRTKLSFELAEKRLSADVLNFSASQSSVKKGETLIDTVNNILSMKVDMVVMRHPNPGAGIFLSKHVNASIVNAGDGAHEHPTQALLDSYSIREKLGDVAGKNVVIVGDILHSRVALSNIFALKLQGANVKVCGPKTLLPKYIESLGVGVETNLRKALEWCDVANMLRIQNERLDISYFPTTREYTQQFGVNKKLLDSLDKEIVIMHPGPINRGVEITSDVADSKQSIILNQVENGVAIRMAVIYLLASKIK
- the pyrR gene encoding bifunctional pyr operon transcriptional regulator/uracil phosphoribosyltransferase PyrR → MSQKVLLSSKEIHIILHRLACQLLENHLNFENTVLIGIQPRGKFLAERLNKILKEEYKVKKIDLGFLDITFYRDDFRRGEKTLEATKTKIDFLVEDKNVVLIDDVLYTGRSINAALTALQSFGRPKDVELLCLIDRRFSRHLPIQPNYRGRQVDAINDEKVKVMWEENDGEDIIYLVNR